In Helicobacter pylori, a single genomic region encodes these proteins:
- a CDS encoding S-adenosylmethionine synthase, with protein sequence MKDSFLFTSESVTEGHPDKMADQISDAVLDYIIERDQKAKVACETLVSNGFCMITGELKTSVYAPMQEIAREVVKKIGYTDALYGFDYRSAAVLNGVGEQSPDINQGVDREDGEIGAGDQGLMFGYACKETETLMPLPIHLAHQLTFALAQKRKDNTLPFLRPDGKSQVSVRYENNKPVSIDTIVISTQHSPEVSQKHLKEAVIEEIVYKVLPKEYLHDNIKFFVNPTGKFVIGGPQGDAGLTGRKIIVDTYGGSCPHGGGAFSGKDPSKVDRSAAYAARYVAKNLVASGVCDKATVQLAYAIGVIEPVSIYVNTHNTSKYSSAELEKCVKSVFKLTPKGIIESLDLLRPIYSLTSAYGHFGRELEEFTWEKTNKAEEIKAFFKR encoded by the coding sequence ATGAAAGATAGTTTTCTTTTCACTTCCGAATCAGTAACCGAGGGGCATCCTGATAAAATGGCTGATCAAATCAGCGATGCGGTTTTAGATTACATTATTGAGCGCGATCAAAAAGCCAAAGTCGCATGCGAGACTTTAGTTTCTAATGGTTTTTGCATGATCACTGGCGAATTAAAAACTTCTGTTTATGCCCCGATGCAAGAGATTGCAAGAGAAGTGGTTAAAAAGATTGGCTATACAGACGCTCTTTATGGCTTTGATTACAGGAGCGCGGCGGTTTTGAATGGCGTTGGCGAGCAAAGCCCTGATATTAATCAAGGCGTGGATAGAGAAGATGGCGAGATTGGGGCAGGGGATCAAGGGCTTATGTTTGGTTATGCGTGTAAAGAGACTGAAACGCTCATGCCCTTACCCATTCATTTAGCGCACCAGCTCACTTTCGCTCTGGCTCAAAAAAGAAAAGACAACACTCTGCCTTTTTTAAGGCCTGATGGCAAGTCTCAAGTGAGCGTGCGTTATGAAAACAACAAGCCTGTAAGCATTGATACGATTGTTATTTCCACCCAACATTCCCCAGAAGTTTCGCAAAAGCATTTAAAAGAGGCCGTGATTGAAGAGATCGTGTATAAGGTTTTACCCAAAGAATATTTGCATGACAATATCAAGTTTTTTGTCAATCCTACAGGAAAATTCGTTATTGGTGGGCCGCAAGGCGATGCGGGCTTGACGGGTAGAAAAATCATTGTGGATACTTATGGGGGGAGTTGCCCGCATGGCGGGGGAGCGTTTAGCGGGAAAGACCCCAGTAAAGTGGATAGGAGCGCGGCTTATGCGGCCCGCTATGTGGCTAAAAATTTGGTAGCGAGTGGGGTTTGCGATAAAGCGACCGTGCAGCTTGCTTATGCGATTGGGGTGATAGAGCCCGTGTCTATTTATGTGAACACGCATAACACGAGCAAGTATTCAAGTGCGGAGTTGGAAAAATGCGTGAAATCGGTTTTCAAACTCACGCCAAAAGGCATTATTGAAAGCTTGGATTTATTAAGACCCATTTATTCGCTCACTTCAGCTTATGGGCATTTTGGGCGTGAATTAGAGGAATTCACTTGGGAAAAAACCAACAAAGCTGAGGAGATTAAAGCGTTCTTTAAGCGTTGA
- a CDS encoding phospholipase D family protein — protein sequence MYAKNLKENPNHSTAILLEDGFDALLHRVGLIRMSQKSIDMQTYIYKNDLSSQVIAKELLNAANRGVKVRILLDDNGLDSDFSDIMLLNFHKNIEVKIFNPYYIRNKGLRYFEMLADYERIKKRMHNKLFIVDNFAVIIGGRNIGDNYFDNDLDTNFLDLDALFFGGVASKAKESFERYWRFHRSIPVSLLRTHKRLKNNAKEIAKLHEKIPISAEDKNQFEKKVNDFIERFQKYQYPIYYGNAIFLADSPKKIDTPLYSPIKIAFEKALKNAKDSVFIASSYFIPGKKMMKIFKNQISKGIELNILTNSLSSTDAIVVYGAWERYRNQLVRMGANVYEIRNDFFNRQIKGRFSTKHSLHGKTIVFDDNLTLLGSFNIDPRSAYINTESAVLFDNPSFAKRVRLSLKDHAQQSWHLVVYRHRVIWEAVEEGILIHEKTSPDTSFFLRLIKEWSKVLPEREL from the coding sequence TTGTACGCCAAAAATTTAAAAGAAAACCCTAACCATAGCACAGCCATTCTTTTAGAAGACGGCTTTGACGCTTTATTGCACAGAGTGGGTCTTATTAGAATGAGCCAAAAAAGCATTGACATGCAAACTTATATCTATAAGAACGATCTTTCTTCTCAAGTGATCGCTAAAGAACTTTTAAATGCGGCCAATCGTGGGGTGAAAGTGCGCATCCTTTTAGATGACAACGGGTTGGATTCAGATTTTTCAGATATTATGCTTTTAAATTTCCATAAAAACATTGAAGTGAAAATTTTTAACCCCTACTATATCCGCAATAAAGGCCTGCGTTATTTTGAAATGCTTGCGGATTATGAGCGCATTAAAAAACGCATGCACAACAAGCTTTTCATCGTGGATAATTTCGCTGTCATTATAGGAGGGCGCAATATTGGGGACAATTATTTTGATAACGATTTAGACACGAATTTTTTAGATTTAGACGCTTTGTTTTTTGGGGGGGTTGCTTCAAAAGCCAAAGAAAGCTTTGAACGCTATTGGAGGTTCCACCGCTCTATCCCTGTTTCATTACTAAGAACCCATAAAAGACTCAAAAACAACGCTAAAGAAATCGCTAAACTCCATGAAAAAATCCCTATCAGCGCTGAAGACAAAAACCAGTTTGAAAAAAAAGTCAATGATTTTATAGAACGATTCCAAAAATACCAATACCCCATTTATTATGGGAATGCCATTTTTTTAGCCGATTCACCCAAAAAAATTGACACGCCCTTGTATTCGCCCATCAAAATCGCTTTTGAGAAAGCCCTTAAAAACGCTAAGGACTCCGTTTTTATCGCTTCATCGTATTTTATTCCAGGCAAAAAGATGATGAAAATCTTTAAAAATCAAATTTCTAAGGGGATTGAATTGAATATTCTTACCAATTCCCTTTCATCAACGGACGCTATCGTAGTCTATGGGGCGTGGGAAAGGTATCGCAACCAATTAGTGCGAATGGGCGCGAATGTCTATGAAATACGAAACGATTTTTTCAACCGCCAGATTAAAGGGCGCTTTAGCACCAAACATTCCTTACACGGCAAGACGATTGTTTTTGATGACAATTTAACGCTTCTAGGGAGTTTTAATATTGATCCGCGCTCTGCATACATCAACACTGAAAGCGCGGTTTTGTTTGACAACCCGTCTTTTGCTAAAAGGGTGCGTTTGTCGCTTAAAGATCATGCCCAACAATCATGGCATTTGGTGGTGTATCGGCATAGAGTGATTTGGGAAGCGGTGGAAGAAGGGATTTTAATCCATGAAAAAACTTCGCCTGACACTTCCTTCTTTTTGCGCTTGATTAAAGAATGGTCTAAAGTCCTTCCTGAAAGAGAGCTTTAA
- a CDS encoding fumarate reductase iron-sulfur subunit encodes MSDNERTIVVRVLKFDPQSAVSKPHFKEYQLKETPSMTLFIALNLIREHQDPDLSFDFVCRAGICGSCAMMVNGRPRLACKTLTSSFESGVITLMPMPSFTLIKDLSVNTGDWFLDMTKRVESWAHSKEEVDITKPEKRVEPDEAQEVFELDRCIECGCCIASCGTKLMRPNFIGAAGMNRAMRFMIDSHDERSDDDFYELVGDDDGVFGCMSLIACHDTCPKELPLQSSIATLRNRMLKVGKSR; translated from the coding sequence ATGAGTGATAATGAACGAACGATTGTAGTTAGAGTGCTAAAATTTGACCCTCAAAGCGCGGTGAGTAAGCCGCATTTTAAAGAGTATCAATTGAAAGAAACGCCATCCATGACGCTCTTTATCGCTTTAAACCTCATTAGAGAGCATCAAGATCCGGATTTGAGTTTTGATTTTGTGTGCCGCGCTGGGATTTGCGGCTCTTGCGCGATGATGGTTAATGGGAGACCGAGATTGGCTTGTAAAACCCTAACTTCTAGCTTTGAAAGTGGGGTGATTACACTCATGCCCATGCCCAGTTTTACGCTCATTAAAGATTTGAGCGTGAATACGGGCGATTGGTTTTTGGATATGACTAAAAGGGTGGAGAGTTGGGCGCATTCTAAAGAAGAAGTGGATATTACTAAGCCGGAAAAAAGGGTTGAGCCTGATGAAGCTCAAGAAGTCTTTGAACTAGACAGGTGTATTGAATGTGGGTGCTGTATCGCTTCTTGTGGGACTAAACTCATGCGCCCTAATTTCATTGGAGCTGCTGGCATGAACAGAGCCATGCGCTTTATGATTGACAGCCACGATGAAAGAAGCGATGACGATTTTTATGAATTAGTCGGCGATGATGATGGCGTTTTTGGGTGCATGAGCTTGATTGCTTGCCATGACACTTGCCCTAAAGAATTACCCTTGCAAAGCAGTATCGCCACTTTGCGCAACCGAATGTTGAAAGTGGGTAAAAGCCGCTAA
- a CDS encoding triose-phosphate isomerase — MTKIAMANFKSAMPIFKSHAYLKELEKTLKPQHFDRVFVFPDFLGLLPNAFLHFTLGAQNAYPRDCGAFTGEITSKHLEELKIHTLLIGHSERRTLLKESPSFLKEKFDFFKDKNFKIVYCIGEDLTTREKGLVAVKEFLSEQLENIDLNYSNLIVAYEPIWAIGTKKSASLEDIYLTHGFLKQILNQKTPLLYGGSVNTQNAKEILGIDSVDGLLIGSASWELENFKTIISFL, encoded by the coding sequence ATGACAAAAATTGCCATGGCTAATTTTAAATCCGCTATGCCTATTTTTAAAAGCCATGCGTATTTAAAAGAATTAGAAAAAACTTTAAAACCGCAGCATTTTGATAGGGTGTTTGTATTCCCTGATTTTTTGGGGTTATTGCCTAATGCGTTTTTGCATTTCACTTTAGGAGCGCAAAACGCTTACCCTAGAGATTGTGGGGCTTTTACCGGTGAAATCACTTCAAAGCATTTAGAAGAACTCAAAATCCACACGCTTTTAATAGGGCATAGCGAGAGGCGAACGCTTTTAAAAGAAAGCCCTAGCTTTTTGAAAGAAAAGTTTGATTTTTTTAAAGATAAGAATTTTAAAATTGTCTATTGTATTGGCGAAGATTTAACGACCAGAGAAAAGGGTTTAGTGGCTGTAAAGGAATTTTTAAGCGAGCAATTAGAAAATATCGATCTCAATTATTCCAATTTAATTGTGGCGTATGAGCCTATTTGGGCGATTGGCACCAAAAAAAGCGCTTCTTTAGAAGACATTTACCTCACGCATGGTTTTTTAAAGCAAATCTTAAATCAAAAAACGCCCTTGTTGTATGGGGGGAGCGTGAACACACAAAACGCTAAAGAAATTTTAGGAATTGATAGCGTGGATGGCTTGTTGATCGGGAGCGCGTCTTGGGAATTAGAAAATTTTAAAACAATCATTTCATTTTTATAA
- a CDS encoding DUF1882 domain-containing protein has translation MTEMELKLIKIDTSHYFEKKPGLGERVDYAGRCYYNKFQRVNAMLTSSLIQKHLKKEIEIAHNLILRNDKVENIVFDYNGRNPERFYHKAQLLLREEGFMNFTAYNTKTPGHLHLYVHKGHTELGEGERLVKTLSMKLAQGLPKEWKVFPSNEWPKEFNILALPYEVFAKERGSSWAKHL, from the coding sequence ATGACAGAAATGGAATTAAAGCTCATTAAGATAGACACAAGCCATTATTTTGAAAAAAAACCAGGCTTGGGGGAGAGAGTGGATTATGCGGGGCGTTGCTATTATAATAAATTCCAAAGAGTGAATGCCATGCTCACAAGCTCGCTCATTCAAAAGCATTTGAAAAAAGAAATAGAAATCGCGCACAACCTCATCTTGCGTAACGATAAGGTGGAAAACATTGTGTTTGATTATAACGGGAGGAATCCGGAGCGTTTTTACCATAAGGCGCAGTTATTGCTTCGTGAGGAAGGTTTTATGAATTTTACCGCTTATAACACCAAAACGCCAGGGCATTTGCATTTATATGTGCATAAGGGGCATACGGAGTTAGGCGAGGGTGAAAGGTTGGTTAAAACTTTGTCCATGAAATTAGCGCAAGGGTTGCCTAAAGAATGGAAGGTTTTCCCTAGCAATGAATGGCCTAAGGAATTTAATATTTTAGCCTTACCTTATGAAGTGTTTGCAAAAGAGCGTGGGAGCTCTTGGGCGAAGCATTTATAA
- the fabI gene encoding enoyl-[acyl-carrier-protein] reductase FabI, which translates to MGFLKGKKGLIVGVANNKSIAYGIAQSCFNQGATLAFTYLNESLEKRVRPIAQELNSPYVYELDVSKEEHFKVLYNSVKKDLGSLDFIVHSVAFAPKEALEGSLLETSKSAFNTAMEISVYSLIELTNTLKPLLNNGASVLTLSYLGSTKYMAHYNVMGLAKAALESAVRYLAVDLGKHHIRVNALSAGPIRTLASSGIADFRMILKWNEINAPLRKNVSLEEVGNAGMYLLSSLSSGVSGEVHFVDAGYHVMGMGAVEEKDNKATLLWDLQNNKGY; encoded by the coding sequence ATGGGATTTTTAAAAGGTAAAAAAGGGCTTATTGTGGGGGTTGCGAATAATAAATCCATCGCTTATGGGATCGCTCAATCTTGCTTCAATCAAGGAGCTACTTTAGCTTTCACTTATTTGAATGAGAGCTTAGAAAAGCGCGTGAGGCCTATCGCGCAGGAATTGAATAGCCCCTATGTGTATGAATTGGATGTGAGCAAAGAAGAGCATTTCAAGGTGCTATACAATAGCGTTAAAAAGGATTTAGGCTCATTGGATTTTATCGTTCATAGCGTGGCCTTTGCCCCTAAAGAGGCTTTAGAAGGGAGCTTGTTAGAAACTTCTAAAAGCGCGTTTAACACCGCTATGGAAATTTCTGTTTATTCTTTAATAGAGCTGACAAACACTCTAAAACCTTTATTGAATAACGGGGCGTCTGTTTTGACTTTAAGCTATTTAGGCAGCACCAAATACATGGCGCATTACAACGTGATGGGGTTGGCTAAAGCGGCCCTAGAGAGTGCGGTGCGTTATTTAGCGGTGGATTTAGGCAAACACCATATAAGGGTGAATGCCCTATCGGCTGGGCCTATTAGGACGCTCGCTTCTAGCGGGATCGCTGATTTTAGAATGATTTTAAAATGGAATGAAATCAACGCCCCTTTAAGAAAAAATGTGAGTTTAGAAGAAGTGGGCAATGCCGGGATGTATTTGCTTTCTAGCTTGTCTAGTGGCGTGAGTGGGGAAGTGCATTTTGTGGATGCTGGCTATCATGTCATGGGCATGGGGGCTGTGGAAGAAAAAGATAATAAAGCTACGCTATTGTGGGATTTGCAGAACAATAAGGGGTATTGA
- the plsX gene encoding phosphate acyltransferase PlsX: MMKIVIDLMGADHGVLPIIEGVSRALENKSFSAVLVGDKDKATPFISKELASKVEMIHTQDYIKMEEAATEAIKRKESSIYLGMDILKNGADALISAGHSGATMGLATLRLGRIKGVERPAICTLMPSVGKRPSVLLDAGANTDCKPEYLIDFALMGYEYAKSVLHYDSPKVGLLSNGEEDIKGNMLVKETHKMLKAYDFFYGNVEGSDIFKGVVDVVVCDGFMGNVVLKTTEGVASAIGSIFKDEIKSSFKSKMGALMLKNAFGILKQKTDYAEYGGAPLLGVNKSVIISHGKSNARAVECAIYQAISAVESQVCLRITQAFESLKPSVSAHQSDQQDA; the protein is encoded by the coding sequence ATGATGAAAATTGTAATAGACTTAATGGGGGCTGACCATGGGGTTTTACCCATTATTGAGGGAGTCTCAAGGGCTTTAGAGAATAAGAGTTTTAGTGCGGTTTTAGTGGGGGATAAAGACAAAGCGACCCCTTTTATTTCTAAAGAGTTAGCCAGCAAAGTGGAAATGATCCACACGCAAGATTATATTAAAATGGAAGAAGCCGCCACTGAGGCGATTAAGCGTAAGGAATCTTCCATTTACTTGGGCATGGATATTCTAAAAAATGGGGCTGACGCTTTGATTTCAGCGGGGCATAGCGGAGCGACTATGGGCTTAGCGACCTTGCGTTTAGGGCGTATCAAGGGGGTTGAAAGGCCTGCTATTTGCACTTTAATGCCTAGCGTTGGCAAACGCCCTAGCGTGCTGTTAGACGCAGGAGCGAACACCGATTGCAAGCCTGAATATTTGATTGATTTTGCTCTTATGGGGTATGAATACGCTAAAAGCGTGCTGCATTATGATAGCCCTAAGGTGGGTCTTTTGAGTAATGGCGAAGAAGATATTAAAGGGAACATGCTCGTTAAAGAAACGCATAAAATGCTGAAAGCTTATGACTTCTTTTATGGCAATGTGGAGGGGAGCGATATTTTCAAAGGGGTTGTGGATGTGGTGGTTTGCGATGGCTTTATGGGGAATGTGGTCTTAAAGACAACAGAAGGGGTCGCTAGTGCAATAGGTTCTATTTTTAAAGATGAAATTAAAAGCTCTTTTAAATCTAAAATGGGGGCTTTGATGCTTAAGAATGCGTTTGGTATTTTAAAACAAAAAACCGATTACGCTGAATATGGGGGAGCACCGCTTTTGGGCGTGAATAAAAGCGTGATCATCAGCCATGGCAAGAGCAACGCTAGAGCGGTTGAATGCGCGATTTATCAGGCTATTAGCGCTGTTGAAAGTCAGGTTTGTTTGAGGATTACTCAAGCGTTTGAGAGCTTGAAGCCTAGCGTTTCTGCGCATCAAAGTGATCAGCAAGACGCTTAA
- a CDS encoding SPOR domain-containing protein → MSEKERLNEVILEEENNGGGTKKVFLIVAIAIIILAVLLMVFWKSTRVAPKETFLQTDSGMQKIGNTKDEKKDDEFESLNMDSPKQEDKLDKVADNVKKQENDAFNMPTQTDQTQMEMKTTEEKQESQKELKAVESIPMSAQKEFQAMAKKETPHKKPKATPKDKEAHKDKDKHAVKELKVKKEAHKEVPKKANSKTTLTKGHYLQVGVFAHTPNKAFLQAFNQFPHKIEDRGATKRYLIGPYKSKQEALMHADEVSKKMTKPVVIEVR, encoded by the coding sequence ATGTCAGAAAAAGAAAGACTGAATGAAGTGATCTTAGAAGAAGAAAATAATGGGGGCGGCACTAAAAAGGTGTTTTTGATCGTGGCTATAGCCATTATCATTTTAGCGGTGCTTTTAATGGTGTTTTGGAAAAGCACGAGAGTCGCTCCTAAAGAGACTTTTTTACAAACCGATAGCGGGATGCAAAAAATAGGCAACACTAAAGATGAGAAAAAAGACGATGAGTTTGAAAGCTTGAATATGGATTCTCCCAAACAAGAAGACAAGCTAGACAAAGTGGCGGATAATGTTAAAAAACAAGAAAATGATGCGTTTAACATGCCCACTCAAACCGATCAAACTCAAATGGAGATGAAAACAACAGAAGAAAAACAAGAATCTCAAAAAGAATTAAAAGCTGTTGAGTCTATTCCCATGAGCGCTCAAAAAGAATTTCAGGCTATGGCTAAAAAAGAAACCCCCCATAAAAAGCCTAAAGCAACCCCTAAAGATAAGGAAGCCCATAAAGATAAAGATAAGCATGCGGTTAAAGAGCTAAAAGTCAAAAAAGAAGCTCATAAAGAAGTCCCTAAAAAAGCCAATTCTAAAACCACTCTTACTAAAGGGCATTATTTGCAAGTGGGGGTTTTTGCGCACACGCCTAATAAAGCCTTTTTGCAAGCGTTTAACCAATTCCCCCATAAGATTGAAGATAGGGGAGCGACGAAGCGTTACCTCATAGGCCCTTATAAGAGCAAGCAAGAAGCCTTAATGCATGCCGATGAAGTCAGCAAAAAAATGACTAAACCGGTTGTCATAGAAGTGCGGTAG
- a CDS encoding nucleoside-diphosphate kinase codes for MKQRTLSIIKPDALKKKVVGKIIDRFESNGLEVVAMKRLHLSVKDAENFYAIHRERPFFKDLIEFMVSGPVVVMVLEGKDAVAKNRDLMGATDPKLAQKGTIRADFAESIDANAVHGSDSLENAHNEIAFFFATRDL; via the coding sequence TTGAAACAAAGAACGCTGTCTATTATTAAACCGGATGCACTTAAGAAAAAAGTGGTAGGCAAAATCATTGATCGCTTTGAGAGTAACGGCTTGGAAGTGGTTGCTATGAAACGCTTGCATTTGAGCGTTAAAGACGCTGAAAACTTTTATGCGATCCACAGAGAGAGACCCTTTTTTAAAGATTTAATAGAATTTATGGTCAGTGGTCCGGTGGTGGTTATGGTTTTAGAGGGCAAGGATGCCGTGGCTAAAAACAGAGATCTTATGGGAGCGACTGATCCCAAACTCGCTCAAAAAGGCACTATCAGAGCGGATTTTGCTGAAAGCATTGACGCTAATGCGGTGCATGGGAGCGATAGCTTGGAAAACGCGCACAATGAAATCGCTTTCTTTTTTGCCACTAGAGATCTTTAA
- a CDS encoding TIGR00645 family protein, with product MLEKLIERVLFATRWLLAPLCIAMSLVLVVLGYVFMKELWHMLSHLDTISETDLVLSALGLVDLLFMAGLVLMVLLASYESFVSKLDKVDASEITWLKHTDFNALKLKVSLSIVAISAIFLLKRYMSLEDVLSSIPKDTPLSHNPIFWQVVIHLVFVCSALLAAVTNNIAFSQNKVH from the coding sequence ATGCTAGAAAAATTGATTGAAAGAGTGTTGTTTGCCACTCGTTGGTTGCTAGCCCCTTTATGCATTGCCATGTCGTTAGTGCTGGTGGTTTTAGGCTATGTGTTCATGAAAGAGTTGTGGCACATGCTCAGCCATTTAGACACCATTAGTGAAACGGATTTGGTTTTATCAGCCTTAGGTTTAGTGGATTTGTTGTTTATGGCCGGGCTTGTTTTAATGGTGCTGCTCGCCAGTTATGAAAGCTTTGTTTCCAAATTAGACAAGGTGGATGCTAGTGAAATCACCTGGCTAAAGCACACGGATTTTAACGCTTTAAAATTAAAGGTTTCACTCTCCATTGTAGCGATTTCGGCGATTTTCTTGCTCAAACGCTACATGAGTTTAGAAGACGTTCTATCCAGTATCCCTAAGGACACGCCCCTATCGCATAACCCCATTTTTTGGCAAGTGGTGATCCATTTGGTATTTGTGTGTTCAGCGCTTTTAGCCGCTGTTACCAATAACATCGCTTTTTCGCAAAATAAAGTGCATTAA
- the lpxD gene encoding UDP-3-O-(3-hydroxymyristoyl)glucosamine N-acyltransferase — translation MKLSELLSAYSIETEFSNDFEVHALAELDKATPNDISYIDQARYLKLLKDSKAGAVFIRKKESSKVPKRMQALIVDNPHLAFAKASHAFKIPFFKNPQSVSEPKHFEKVTIMPNVMIGESVEIGENSLIYPGVVIADGVKIGKNCVLYPRVILYQNTILEDNVTIHAGSVIGGDGFGYAHTALGEHVKIEHVGIVRIQKNVEIGANTAIDRAVFGETLIKEGVKIDNLVQIGHNCVLGEHSIVVSQVGLSGSTTTGRNVVFGGQVGIGGHLHVGEFTQIGGKSAVGKDLPPNTNFAGAIPAMEIHEWHHFLAHLRTNFRKQQKTSLLQKAKGFFKS, via the coding sequence ATGAAATTAAGCGAATTGTTGAGCGCCTATTCTATTGAAACGGAATTTTCAAACGATTTTGAAGTGCATGCTTTAGCGGAATTAGATAAGGCTACGCCTAATGATATTAGCTATATTGACCAAGCGCGTTACCTTAAACTTTTAAAAGATTCAAAAGCCGGGGCGGTGTTTATCCGTAAAAAAGAATCTTCTAAAGTGCCAAAACGCATGCAAGCTTTAATCGTGGATAACCCGCATTTAGCCTTTGCCAAAGCTTCGCATGCCTTTAAAATCCCTTTTTTTAAAAACCCACAAAGCGTTAGCGAGCCTAAACATTTTGAAAAAGTAACGATCATGCCTAATGTGATGATTGGAGAGAGCGTAGAAATTGGCGAAAACTCTTTGATTTATCCGGGCGTGGTGATCGCTGATGGGGTCAAAATCGGTAAAAATTGCGTTTTGTATCCTCGTGTCATTTTGTATCAAAACACGATTTTAGAAGACAATGTTACTATCCATGCAGGCAGCGTGATCGGAGGCGATGGCTTTGGTTATGCGCACACCGCTTTAGGAGAGCATGTCAAAATTGAGCATGTGGGGATTGTTAGGATTCAAAAAAATGTAGAAATTGGCGCTAACACGGCGATTGATAGGGCGGTGTTTGGCGAGACTTTGATTAAAGAGGGCGTTAAGATTGATAACTTGGTTCAAATCGGGCATAATTGCGTTTTAGGCGAGCACAGCATCGTCGTCTCTCAAGTGGGCTTGAGCGGTTCTACAACCACTGGCCGTAATGTGGTTTTTGGCGGGCAAGTGGGCATTGGGGGGCATTTGCATGTGGGTGAATTCACTCAAATTGGGGGTAAAAGCGCGGTGGGCAAAGACTTGCCCCCTAACACTAATTTTGCCGGAGCGATCCCTGCTATGGAAATCCATGAATGGCACCATTTCTTGGCTCATTTACGAACGAATTTCAGGAAACAGCAAAAAACGAGTTTGTTGCAAAAAGCTAAAGGGTTTTTTAAGTCTTAA
- a CDS encoding fumarate reductase cytochrome b subunit, which yields MQQEEIIEGYYGASKGLKKSGIYAKLDFLQSATGLILALFMIAHMFLVSSILISDEAMYKVAKFFEGSLFLKAGEPAIVSVVAAGVILILVAHAFLALRKFPINYRQYKVFKTHKHLMKHGDTSLWFIQALTGFAMFFLASIHLFVMLTEPESIGPHGSSYRFVTQNFWLLYIFLLFAVELHGSIGLYRLAIKWGWFKNVSIQGLRKVKWAMSVFFIVLGLCTYGAYIKKGLENKDNGIKTMQEAIEADGKFHKE from the coding sequence ATGCAACAAGAAGAGATTATAGAGGGTTATTATGGCGCTAGCAAAGGGCTTAAAAAGAGCGGTATTTATGCTAAGCTGGATTTTTTACAGAGCGCTACGGGCTTGATTTTAGCGCTCTTTATGATAGCGCACATGTTTTTAGTCTCAAGCATCTTGATTAGCGATGAAGCCATGTATAAAGTGGCGAAATTTTTTGAAGGGAGCTTGTTTTTAAAAGCGGGCGAGCCGGCTATTGTGAGCGTGGTTGCAGCAGGGGTTATTCTTATTTTGGTTGCGCATGCTTTTTTAGCCTTGAGAAAATTCCCTATCAATTACAGGCAATACAAGGTTTTTAAAACCCATAAGCATTTGATGAAGCATGGCGATACGAGTTTGTGGTTTATTCAAGCCTTAACCGGGTTTGCGATGTTTTTTTTAGCGAGTATCCACTTGTTTGTCATGCTCACAGAGCCTGAAAGTATCGGGCCTCATGGCTCAAGCTATCGTTTTGTAACGCAAAACTTTTGGCTTTTGTATATTTTCTTATTGTTTGCCGTAGAATTGCATGGTTCTATTGGGTTGTATCGTTTAGCGATCAAATGGGGGTGGTTTAAGAATGTGAGCATTCAAGGCTTGAGAAAAGTCAAATGGGCGATGAGCGTGTTTTTTATTGTTTTAGGGCTTTGCACCTATGGGGCTTACATTAAAAAAGGTTTAGAAAATAAGGACAATGGCATTAAAACCATGCAAGAAGCCATAGAAGCTGATGGGAAATTCCACAAAGAATAA
- the rpmF gene encoding 50S ribosomal protein L32, with protein MAVPDRRVSKTRAAKRRTHYSVKLAKPIKAKDGTWKLPHHINKFTKEY; from the coding sequence ATGGCAGTACCTGATAGAAGAGTGAGTAAGACAAGAGCGGCAAAAAGGCGCACGCATTATAGCGTTAAATTGGCCAAGCCCATAAAAGCTAAAGATGGCACTTGGAAGCTTCCCCACCATATTAACAAATTTACTAAAGAATACTAA